A stretch of the Chlorobiota bacterium genome encodes the following:
- a CDS encoding four helix bundle protein: MMQEQIKKRTKRVGLEVIKLLDELPSKPSAWAIAKQIVRSSTSIGANYRAACRAKSAADFINKLKIVEEETDETHYWLEILEESGLVPFARIELLKKEVDEILSIVVSSIKTMKAKQNQQS; encoded by the coding sequence ATTATGCAGGAACAAATTAAAAAACGTACTAAGCGAGTAGGATTGGAAGTAATTAAGCTTCTTGATGAGCTACCAAGTAAGCCATCAGCTTGGGCAATTGCAAAACAAATAGTAAGAAGTTCCACCTCTATTGGAGCAAATTACAGAGCCGCTTGTAGAGCAAAATCAGCTGCTGATTTTATAAATAAACTAAAAATTGTTGAAGAAGAAACTGACGAAACGCATTATTGGTTAGAAATACTCGAAGAAAGTGGATTAGTTCCATTTGCGAGAATTGAATTACTCAAAAAAGAAGTCGATGAGATTTTATCAATTGTAGTGTCATCAATCAAAACAATGAAAGCAAAACAAAATCAACAATCGTAA
- a CDS encoding LytR C-terminal domain-containing protein has translation MRTKAFTIILLCVTIPLIIVLSYGFVERNFLRPKVNSTIEQSDMLVKSGEVIQIDVLNACGVTDVAKKFADFLRERKFDVPETGNLPQIEKYSKILDRVGDPISARKVAYSLGIDPKRIEINIDSTLYLRATVVIGQDFMRLRPMKEGK, from the coding sequence ATGAGAACAAAAGCATTCACAATAATTCTTCTTTGTGTTACAATACCGCTAATTATTGTATTGAGTTATGGGTTTGTTGAGCGAAATTTTTTAAGACCAAAAGTAAATTCTACAATTGAACAAAGCGACATGCTTGTTAAATCTGGTGAAGTAATTCAGATTGATGTATTGAATGCATGTGGAGTTACAGATGTTGCAAAGAAATTTGCTGATTTTTTGAGGGAGCGAAAATTTGATGTTCCTGAAACTGGCAACTTACCTCAAATTGAAAAATATTCTAAAATTCTTGATAGAGTAGGAGACCCCATATCAGCTCGTAAAGTAGCTTATTCATTGGGGATTGACCCTAAAAGAATTGAGATAAATATTGATTCAACTTTATACTTACGAGCCACTGTTGTTATAGGTCAAGATTTCATGAGATTGAGACCCATGAAAGAAGGAAAATGA
- a CDS encoding polysaccharide biosynthesis tyrosine autokinase produces the protein MDSEKNLNSSSNNNNINGGVKRNLNGSSYVPERYNNNNALNQSPNSQQQISELVRLQDELTGGKEKQRFSVGDYIGMLWRGRWVILSCLLLTGAAAAYYTFSQPFVYETSMQILIDQHNDKLDPITRSGQMSNWEDPQRNLKKELQIINSTPIFEETAKRLILQRFLDSNKTTVIPIIESAETAIKPRIKNLTPEQVHKKIFTHISETLKKLITTSPSKDADIINIMTKSGDPNEAALIANVYANVYQDDNLFYSRKNAELTKEFLADRIKTTDDSLNKQEVSLKNYLENNGLPGDVDRIGDLQRSLNNLKEQQTKVSVEISSMEKKLQGNKDLISKVEPDFVNSFAASSGYKINKLQQEIADLTIQRDRLRIENPIRASNVRYMSQLKSMEEQINGLRLELNKATEEYKNSALSLLPPPKFYAQDYSPVAGLNEVKSSVVNDEIGISSMKAQLAMLNKNYNEVKSEISQIPEQTLNIGRLKRGKEGTEKMHALLGEEFQKKTIEVASTFSPVRVIEGARPNYKPISPNRILDIIIGCFVGAILGIGIVVLLAYTDSTIYSPDELEKVGLNVLTAIPLITESMLIPSKTDSITSLINGQPSPHLLTHFNPKSPVTESYRSLRTAIQFASINKTVQTLLITSSIPQEGKSTTSTNTAIVFAQNGLKTLLIDCDLRRPVEHSIFNVPKEPGLVNCLVGSVTTEEAIVKTGISNLDLLTAGTIPPNPSELIGSRRMMEVLNELKGMYDMIVIDSPPIGAVTDGVLLSTMADATVLVTRAKRTKIEYIEKTLEELERVGVKPIGSVLNDFDVSQSYGSTYKYYRYYRYYNYYGQNEEAVNRKDKRAKAAEENA, from the coding sequence ATGGATAGCGAAAAGAACTTAAACTCAAGTAGTAATAACAATAACATTAATGGTGGAGTTAAAAGAAACCTTAATGGAAGTAGTTACGTTCCTGAAAGATACAACAATAATAATGCTTTAAACCAAAGCCCTAATTCACAGCAACAAATTTCAGAACTTGTTAGGTTACAAGATGAATTAACTGGTGGAAAAGAAAAGCAAAGATTTTCAGTTGGTGATTACATTGGGATGTTATGGCGTGGTAGATGGGTTATATTATCTTGTCTTTTGTTAACAGGTGCGGCAGCGGCTTATTATACTTTTTCTCAGCCATTTGTATATGAGACATCAATGCAGATTTTAATTGATCAACACAATGATAAACTTGATCCAATTACTCGTTCTGGTCAAATGTCAAATTGGGAAGATCCTCAAAGAAATTTAAAAAAAGAATTACAGATAATAAATTCAACCCCAATTTTTGAAGAGACAGCCAAGCGATTAATTTTACAAAGATTTTTAGATTCAAATAAAACAACAGTAATTCCAATTATTGAAAGTGCAGAAACAGCAATCAAACCTAGAATTAAAAATTTAACACCAGAACAAGTTCATAAGAAAATATTCACTCATATTTCTGAGACACTTAAAAAATTAATCACTACATCTCCATCTAAAGATGCTGATATTATTAATATCATGACTAAATCTGGAGATCCAAATGAGGCAGCATTAATTGCTAATGTTTATGCAAATGTATATCAGGATGACAATCTTTTTTATAGTCGAAAGAATGCAGAACTCACAAAAGAATTTTTGGCCGATAGAATTAAAACAACAGATGATTCTTTAAACAAACAAGAAGTTTCATTAAAAAATTATCTCGAAAATAACGGTCTTCCAGGTGATGTTGATAGAATTGGTGATTTACAAAGATCATTAAATAATCTAAAAGAACAACAAACTAAAGTTAGTGTAGAAATTTCTTCAATGGAGAAGAAATTGCAAGGGAATAAAGATTTAATATCAAAAGTTGAACCTGATTTTGTGAATTCATTTGCAGCATCCTCTGGGTATAAGATTAATAAACTTCAACAAGAAATTGCAGATTTAACAATACAGCGAGATAGATTAAGAATTGAGAACCCAATTAGAGCAAGCAATGTTAGGTATATGAGCCAATTAAAATCTATGGAAGAACAGATTAATGGGTTAAGATTAGAGTTAAATAAAGCAACTGAAGAATACAAGAACTCTGCATTATCTTTATTGCCTCCACCAAAATTTTATGCTCAGGATTATTCACCTGTTGCTGGCTTGAACGAAGTTAAAAGCTCTGTTGTAAATGATGAAATTGGAATATCATCAATGAAAGCACAGCTTGCAATGTTGAACAAAAATTATAATGAAGTAAAATCAGAAATTTCTCAAATACCAGAACAAACTCTAAATATTGGAAGGCTAAAAAGAGGCAAGGAAGGGACTGAAAAAATGCATGCTTTGTTGGGTGAAGAATTCCAAAAGAAAACTATTGAAGTAGCTTCAACTTTTTCACCTGTAAGAGTAATTGAAGGTGCAAGACCTAATTACAAACCTATTTCACCTAACAGAATTTTAGATATAATCATTGGTTGTTTTGTTGGAGCAATTCTTGGAATAGGTATTGTTGTATTATTGGCTTATACTGATTCAACAATTTACTCACCAGATGAACTTGAAAAGGTTGGGCTTAATGTTCTTACAGCAATTCCATTAATTACTGAGAGTATGTTAATTCCATCTAAAACTGATTCAATAACATCTTTAATTAATGGGCAACCTTCACCCCATTTACTCACTCATTTTAATCCAAAATCGCCTGTAACTGAGTCATACCGCTCGCTTAGAACAGCAATTCAATTTGCATCTATTAATAAAACAGTACAAACTTTACTTATAACAAGTTCAATACCTCAAGAAGGTAAATCTACTACATCTACAAATACAGCAATTGTATTTGCTCAGAATGGATTAAAAACTTTGTTGATTGATTGTGATTTGAGAAGACCAGTAGAGCATTCAATTTTTAATGTTCCTAAAGAGCCGGGCTTGGTAAATTGCTTAGTTGGGAGTGTAACTACAGAAGAAGCAATTGTAAAAACTGGCATTTCAAATTTAGATTTGTTAACTGCTGGCACAATTCCTCCTAACCCTTCTGAGCTTATAGGTTCAAGAAGAATGATGGAAGTATTGAATGAACTTAAAGGAATGTATGATATGATTGTAATTGATTCTCCTCCAATTGGTGCAGTAACTGATGGAGTATTACTTTCAACAATGGCTGATGCTACTGTGTTAGTTACAAGAGCTAAAAGAACTAAAATTGAATATATTGAAAAAACCCTTGAAGAGCTTGAAAGAGTAGGAGTTAAGCCAATTGGCTCTGTTCTAAATGATTTTGATGTATCTCAGAGTTATGGTTCAACTTATAAATATTATAGGTATTATAGATATTATAATTATTATGGTCAGAATGAAGAAGCAGTAAACAGAAAAGATAAAAGAGCAAAAGCAGCTGAAGAAAATGCTTAA
- a CDS encoding DEAD/DEAH box helicase family protein, protein MELKPYQQQVINDLSLFLEQVQETKDVKDAFYNFWANHPKTPLFPFAGTAIEPYKNNVARVPHICVKVPTAGGKTFIACNAIKTIFDAFTYDKPKAVVWLVPSITILDQTIKNLKDTNHPYRQKINSHFGNKVEVFDKAALLQGSGFNATSVKEQLNIFVLSFDSIRTANKEGRKVYDQNGSLQSFETLLGKDEEISLMKVMQYLNPMVVVDESHNAETELSVDMLKEFNPCFILDLTATPRKNSNIISFIDALELKKENMVKLPVIVYNHQDKTEVINSSLQLQKRLELQAIEEEKKGGKYIRPIVLFQAQPKNGKNFLNEEEEKSNVQKLKEKLIELKIPAEQIKIKTANINEIKGIDLMSKECEVRYIITINALKEGWDCPFAYILASLADKSSAVDVEQILGRVLRQPYVMKHNFPLLNLSYVLTASSKFLDTLDNIVKGLNKAGFSDKDYKLADPAMLEEAKKQDPLHQLTVFPINEETEDDITSDIDTTRISIPSETELPNTTVSKIEQTAIQQNEAFEKTVFEMEANNTTALPNEIQRLVKTYSIKDIFQEQAEQINIPQFYLKVPANDLFGMNETSLPLEKENLLNGFALSKADSNIAFDSITAELYKVDLDETKKEHTPTFVRLDGVVNESIMAYILDPSRKESRVKNFTKRLMDLIGNMFPIPDKEIEKYINRILEDFKDEQFGDLAANEYTYKDKIKFKIIALSEQFAEKKFKDFLDTDQVLIKPSFTLPKSISPGDTSKNITKSLYEKEGSMNGYEERVINEIGNMTNITFWTRNIERKGFRINGFVNHYPDFIIQSKSGKTILLETKGDHLDADPKIRLGQYWANKAGNNYRYFMVYERRTVDGAYKLDEFLNIIKYI, encoded by the coding sequence ATGGAATTAAAACCATATCAACAGCAAGTAATAAACGACCTTTCATTGTTTTTGGAGCAAGTGCAAGAAACCAAAGACGTGAAAGATGCGTTCTATAACTTTTGGGCTAATCACCCAAAAACACCTTTGTTTCCTTTTGCTGGCACAGCCATAGAACCATATAAAAACAATGTGGCACGAGTGCCACATATTTGTGTGAAAGTGCCAACCGCAGGCGGTAAAACCTTTATTGCTTGCAACGCAATCAAAACCATTTTTGATGCCTTTACTTACGACAAACCCAAAGCGGTCGTTTGGTTGGTACCGTCTATTACCATTTTAGACCAAACAATTAAAAATCTTAAAGACACAAACCACCCATACCGCCAAAAAATAAATTCTCATTTCGGTAATAAAGTTGAAGTATTTGACAAAGCAGCATTATTGCAGGGTAGTGGCTTTAACGCTACTTCGGTAAAAGAACAGTTGAATATTTTTGTGTTGAGTTTTGATAGCATCCGAACAGCCAACAAAGAAGGTAGAAAAGTATATGACCAAAATGGTTCGCTTCAATCTTTTGAAACACTATTGGGTAAAGACGAAGAAATATCGTTAATGAAAGTGATGCAATACTTAAATCCTATGGTAGTTGTGGACGAAAGCCACAACGCAGAAACGGAATTAAGTGTGGATATGCTCAAAGAATTTAATCCTTGTTTTATTCTTGACCTAACAGCCACTCCGAGAAAGAACAGCAATATCATAAGTTTCATTGATGCCTTAGAATTGAAAAAGGAAAACATGGTGAAACTTCCTGTAATTGTTTACAACCATCAAGACAAAACAGAAGTAATCAATTCCAGTTTACAGCTTCAAAAGCGTTTGGAATTGCAAGCAATTGAAGAAGAAAAAAAAGGGGGTAAATACATTCGACCAATTGTATTGTTTCAGGCACAACCCAAAAACGGAAAAAACTTTTTGAACGAAGAAGAAGAAAAATCAAATGTTCAGAAACTAAAAGAAAAACTTATTGAGTTAAAAATTCCTGCCGAACAAATCAAAATAAAAACGGCAAACATCAATGAAATAAAAGGCATTGACTTAATGAGCAAGGAATGTGAAGTTCGTTATATTATTACCATCAACGCATTAAAAGAAGGTTGGGACTGTCCGTTTGCTTACATCTTAGCATCATTAGCAGACAAAAGTTCAGCAGTTGATGTTGAACAAATTTTGGGCAGAGTTTTACGCCAACCTTATGTGATGAAACATAACTTTCCGTTATTGAATTTGAGTTATGTGTTAACGGCATCATCAAAATTCCTTGACACTTTAGACAACATTGTAAAAGGCTTGAACAAAGCAGGTTTCAGCGATAAAGATTATAAACTGGCTGACCCTGCAATGTTAGAAGAAGCCAAGAAACAAGACCCATTACATCAGCTTACTGTTTTCCCAATAAACGAAGAAACAGAAGATGATATTACTTCTGACATTGACACAACAAGAATTTCAATTCCATCGGAAACAGAATTACCAAACACTACCGTTTCCAAAATTGAACAAACTGCAATTCAACAAAATGAAGCCTTTGAAAAAACAGTATTTGAAATGGAAGCAAACAATACAACGGCTTTGCCAAACGAAATACAACGGCTTGTGAAAACATACAGCATTAAAGACATTTTCCAAGAACAGGCAGAACAAATAAACATACCACAGTTTTATCTAAAAGTTCCTGCAAACGATTTATTCGGAATGAATGAGACGTCATTGCCTTTAGAAAAGGAAAATCTTTTAAATGGATTTGCATTGAGCAAAGCAGACTCAAATATTGCTTTTGACAGTATAACAGCAGAACTTTACAAAGTTGACTTAGACGAAACTAAAAAAGAACATACTCCAACATTTGTAAGGCTTGATGGAGTTGTAAATGAAAGTATAATGGCTTACATTCTTGATCCATCACGAAAAGAGAGCAGAGTAAAAAACTTTACAAAACGCTTGATGGATTTAATTGGGAATATGTTTCCAATTCCCGACAAGGAAATTGAAAAATACATCAACAGAATTTTAGAAGATTTTAAAGACGAGCAGTTTGGCGACTTAGCAGCCAACGAATACACTTACAAAGACAAAATCAAGTTTAAGATTATAGCACTTTCAGAGCAGTTTGCAGAGAAGAAATTCAAGGACTTTTTAGACACAGATCAGGTTTTAATAAAGCCATCTTTCACTTTGCCAAAAAGCATTTCTCCTGGTGACACATCAAAAAACATCACAAAATCTCTTTATGAGAAAGAGGGAAGCATGAACGGTTATGAAGAACGTGTAATCAATGAAATTGGTAACATGACAAACATTACTTTCTGGACAAGAAACATTGAAAGGAAAGGCTTTAGAATTAATGGCTTTGTAAATCATTATCCTGACTTCATTATTCAATCTAAAAGTGGTAAGACAATTTTATTAGAAACCAAAGGTGACCATTTAGATGCTGATCCTAAAATACGACTTGGTCAGTATTGGGCAAATAAGGCAGGGAATAATTATCGTTACTTTATGGTATATGAAAGAAGAACAGTTGATGGAGCATATAAATTGGATGAATTTTTAAATATCATTAAGTACATTTAA
- a CDS encoding GxxExxY protein, which translates to MIKEQYKYSEITSKILACAFEVHKYLGNGFQEVIYQRALEEEFKIQGLSFAREFEMLIFYKEKQIGTRRVDFLVENVISLELKAIIKLEDVHLAQAINYLEAYNLEIGMLLNFGAKSLEYKRFINPKIQISAIRKIKLIRGSDNERKFSKNI; encoded by the coding sequence ATGATTAAAGAACAATATAAATATTCTGAAATAACCAGCAAAATACTTGCTTGTGCTTTTGAAGTGCATAAGTATTTGGGTAATGGTTTTCAAGAAGTTATTTATCAACGTGCTTTAGAAGAAGAGTTTAAAATTCAGGGACTTAGTTTTGCAAGAGAATTTGAAATGTTGATTTTTTACAAGGAAAAGCAAATAGGAACGAGGAGAGTAGATTTTTTGGTAGAAAATGTAATTTCATTAGAGTTAAAAGCCATAATAAAATTAGAAGATGTGCATTTAGCGCAAGCAATAAATTATTTGGAGGCATATAATTTAGAAATAGGAATGCTTTTAAACTTTGGAGCGAAGAGTTTAGAATATAAACGGTTTATAAACCCAAAAATTCAAATCAGCGCAATCAGAAAAATCAAATTAATCAGAGGTTCAGACAATGAAAGAAAATTCAGTAAAAATATTTGA